A DNA window from Amycolatopsis sp. DSM 110486 contains the following coding sequences:
- a CDS encoding HPP family protein, with protein MRARDLMSAPVVTVHPWAPVKEAAAVLSEHGFTALPVVDDDERLIGIVTEADLIRGRIPADARTAHQRPEIPSVAETSVEQVMTTPVTAMSSGTDVADLCQALVDAKIRAMPIVDGSRLVGIVTRGDVVRVLAREDSAISADVRHRLEIYGGTGRWKVEVHEGVVRIVDRYDDKTDRHVASLLALAVPGVVGAETVSSREDPWS; from the coding sequence ATGCGTGCACGAGATCTGATGTCCGCGCCGGTGGTGACGGTGCACCCGTGGGCGCCGGTGAAGGAGGCGGCCGCAGTGCTTTCCGAACATGGGTTCACCGCGCTGCCGGTGGTCGACGACGACGAACGCCTCATCGGCATCGTCACTGAAGCCGACCTGATCCGCGGGCGCATCCCGGCCGACGCGCGGACGGCCCATCAACGCCCGGAAATCCCCTCGGTGGCGGAGACGTCGGTCGAGCAGGTGATGACCACGCCGGTCACCGCGATGTCGTCGGGGACCGACGTCGCCGATCTCTGCCAGGCCCTCGTCGACGCCAAGATCCGCGCGATGCCGATCGTCGACGGCAGCCGCCTGGTCGGGATCGTCACGCGTGGTGACGTGGTCCGTGTGCTCGCCCGGGAAGACAGTGCGATCTCCGCCGACGTGCGGCACCGGCTGGAGATCTACGGCGGCACCGGTCGCTGGAAGGTCGAGGTGCACGAGGGGGTCGTGCGGATCGTCGACCGCTACGACGACAAGACCGATCGCCACGTCGCGAGCCTGCTTGCCCTGGCTGTGCCAGGCGTCGTCGGTGCCGAGACGGTTTCGTCGAGAGAGGACCCGTGGTCATGA
- a CDS encoding HPP family protein, producing MRTRDIMTTPVISVTFDASLAEAAHLMTRQGFTTLPVVTRSAKLVGLISERDLVQAGFPGDSATGDPDTGVLLGRHRTVSAVMRTPAPTATPELDATALAHRMTESGVRALPVVDDNGLLVGIVTYQDLLRVLPAEERSS from the coding sequence ATGCGAACGCGTGACATCATGACGACCCCCGTGATCAGCGTGACTTTCGACGCTTCGCTCGCCGAGGCCGCTCACCTGATGACGCGACAGGGCTTCACTACCCTGCCCGTGGTCACCCGTTCGGCCAAGCTCGTGGGCCTGATCAGCGAACGGGACCTCGTCCAGGCCGGATTCCCCGGCGACTCGGCCACCGGGGACCCTGACACGGGCGTCCTGCTCGGCCGCCACCGCACCGTGTCCGCGGTCATGCGCACCCCGGCCCCGACCGCGACCCCAGAGCTCGACGCCACCGCGCTCGCGCACCGCATGACCGAATCAGGTGTGCGCGCGCTGCCCGTGGTCGACGACAACGGATTGCTGGTGGGCATCGTGACGTATCAGGACCTCCTGCGCGTCCTGCCCGCCGAGGAGCGGTCCTCATAG
- a CDS encoding nitroreductase, with the protein MRTSAQAEALAASEIVVLARAMSRAPSVHNTQPWRMRVRSSDIDLIELASVALPNHDPEGRDRMVSCGAALAHLQVAARVLCRAATTSYPADGAVVATIHAEPGLSPDHAELARYHAIGRRRTHRRWFSAEPVSEVDQAAVSAAGGEACVRAVVPRHLGELGAMLGFATRVFRADPAYQRELRAWTASTSGAHASGAEDGVPEAALGRESLPAAGLVRRETPVPDDARLTARLEAEHLLVFCTEGDSRREHLAAGAVCARTWLEATARGLAGSVLTQPLHLCGFRELLAERLELPGLPQVIFRYGHPVDPVPPSPRRLLADLLPD; encoded by the coding sequence ATGCGGACCTCGGCACAGGCGGAGGCGCTCGCTGCTTCCGAGATCGTGGTGCTCGCCCGGGCGATGAGTCGGGCTCCGTCGGTGCACAACACGCAACCCTGGCGCATGCGCGTCCGGAGCAGCGACATCGACCTGATCGAGCTAGCCTCCGTGGCGTTGCCGAACCACGATCCGGAGGGCCGCGACCGCATGGTGTCCTGCGGCGCGGCGCTCGCGCACCTGCAGGTGGCCGCGCGGGTGCTGTGCCGGGCGGCCACCACGTCGTACCCCGCCGATGGTGCGGTCGTGGCCACCATCCACGCCGAGCCGGGCTTGAGCCCCGACCACGCCGAGCTCGCGCGCTACCACGCCATCGGGCGCCGGCGCACCCACCGCCGCTGGTTCTCGGCCGAGCCTGTGTCCGAAGTGGACCAGGCGGCGGTGTCCGCGGCGGGCGGCGAGGCGTGCGTGCGCGCGGTGGTGCCACGTCATCTCGGCGAACTGGGGGCGATGCTCGGTTTCGCCACCCGGGTCTTCCGGGCGGACCCGGCCTACCAGCGTGAGCTGCGCGCGTGGACCGCGAGCACGAGCGGTGCCCACGCGTCGGGCGCCGAGGACGGCGTGCCCGAGGCGGCGCTCGGCCGCGAATCGCTGCCTGCCGCGGGGCTGGTGCGCCGCGAAACGCCGGTGCCGGACGACGCCAGGCTCACCGCGCGGCTAGAAGCAGAGCACCTCCTGGTCTTCTGCACCGAGGGGGACAGCCGGCGCGAGCACCTCGCCGCCGGCGCCGTGTGCGCCCGGACGTGGCTGGAAGCGACCGCGCGCGGTCTCGCCGGGTCGGTCCTCACCCAGCCGCTGCACCTGTGCGGCTTCCGCGAGCTGCTCGCCGAGCGGCTGGAACTGCCCGGACTGCCGCAGGTGATCTTCCGCTACGGGCACCCGGTGGATCCCGTGCCACCTTCGCCTCGCCGCCTCCTCGCCGATCTGCTTCCGGACTGA
- a CDS encoding universal stress protein translates to MNSANPASGRFIIVGFYGSPQSDAALRWVLGVAAQPDDSMHAVLVRPTESLLSETSFALQRRGRHPAGVYAPHDDIARIRAEFPSAADVTISTPRGDPATELIAASTDADLLVVGAHGAGRTRELLLRSVSCDFVRYSRCPVVVVTPGAARRLVPAASPWPLRRSRLKTTAQSTESARRGQGANRA, encoded by the coding sequence ATGAATTCCGCGAACCCGGCTTCCGGCCGCTTCATCATCGTCGGCTTCTACGGCTCCCCTCAGAGCGATGCGGCGCTGCGCTGGGTACTCGGCGTTGCCGCTCAGCCCGATGACTCCATGCACGCCGTGCTGGTGCGGCCGACGGAAAGCCTGTTGTCGGAAACGTCTTTCGCGCTGCAGCGGCGCGGTCGGCATCCCGCCGGTGTGTATGCCCCGCACGACGACATCGCGCGCATCCGCGCGGAGTTCCCGTCCGCCGCGGACGTCACGATCTCGACGCCGCGGGGCGATCCGGCCACGGAGCTGATCGCCGCGTCCACCGACGCCGATCTCCTCGTCGTCGGCGCACACGGCGCCGGCCGCACGCGGGAACTGCTGCTCCGCAGCGTTTCGTGCGACTTCGTGCGCTACTCGCGCTGCCCGGTCGTGGTCGTCACACCCGGGGCCGCGCGCCGCCTGGTCCCGGCCGCGTCCCCCTGGCCGCTGAGACGTTCCAGACTCAAGACAACGGCGCAGTCCACTGAATCCGCACGCCGCGGCCAGGGTGCGAATCGAGCGTGA
- a CDS encoding universal stress protein, giving the protein MTTHNSNTVVIGVDGSAGADEAVRWAARLASGRGLELELVNCLQGAALYYGGGLAGSDELFEQFRREGDRLVTAARELALSVDASLTVRTGVVFDASTNALLDLSRRVRLIVVGRTGTGGFAGMLVGSTAATVASHAECPVAVVRGRHGDGPVPLDGPVVVGVDCTPNSEAAIAAAFEEAGFRGVPLVAVHAWNDVTYDSTDSTARLMPQPESLEPTEERLLAQRLAGWQEKFPEVAVRRALVQDRPRHALLAESDGAQLVVVGSHGRGGFTGMLLGSTAQALIHHSSCPVLVVRPEPKR; this is encoded by the coding sequence ATGACAACGCACAACAGCAACACCGTGGTGATCGGCGTCGACGGTTCGGCAGGCGCGGACGAGGCGGTCCGCTGGGCCGCGCGGCTCGCGTCCGGACGGGGGCTCGAGCTGGAACTGGTGAACTGCTTGCAGGGCGCCGCGCTCTACTACGGTGGCGGCCTGGCCGGAAGTGACGAGCTGTTCGAGCAATTTCGGCGGGAAGGTGATCGCCTCGTCACCGCGGCTCGCGAGCTGGCTCTGTCCGTGGACGCGTCGCTCACCGTGCGAACCGGCGTGGTCTTCGACGCTTCAACCAACGCCCTCCTCGACCTGTCGAGGCGCGTTCGGCTGATCGTGGTCGGCCGGACCGGCACCGGTGGCTTCGCCGGGATGCTGGTCGGCTCCACGGCCGCCACCGTGGCCAGCCACGCCGAGTGCCCCGTCGCGGTGGTCCGTGGGCGACACGGCGATGGCCCGGTTCCGCTCGACGGGCCGGTCGTGGTCGGCGTGGACTGCACTCCGAACAGCGAGGCCGCCATCGCGGCGGCCTTCGAGGAAGCGGGTTTCCGCGGTGTGCCGCTCGTGGCCGTGCACGCGTGGAACGACGTCACGTACGACTCCACGGACAGCACGGCCCGCCTGATGCCCCAGCCGGAATCGCTCGAGCCGACGGAGGAGCGATTGCTGGCTCAGCGGCTGGCGGGCTGGCAGGAGAAGTTCCCCGAAGTGGCGGTCCGCCGGGCTCTGGTCCAGGACCGGCCGCGGCACGCGCTGCTCGCCGAGTCCGACGGGGCACAGCTGGTGGTGGTCGGCAGCCACGGCCGCGGCGGCTTCACAGGCATGCTTCTCGGCTCGACCGCCCAGGCGCTGATCCACCACTCGTCCTGCCCCGTGCTCGTGGTGCGGCCGGAGCCGAAGCGGTGA
- a CDS encoding dsRBD fold-containing protein: MAEPSAEQEVVMHTRQWHVEVFLSENEGRTNATARLDTGSGATLDAAGTARLNPVDRDVPEIGDELAAARALSALAHRLLDVAAEDIEGITHEPARLDR; this comes from the coding sequence GTGGCCGAACCGTCGGCGGAACAGGAGGTAGTCATGCACACCAGGCAATGGCACGTCGAAGTGTTCCTCAGCGAGAACGAAGGGCGGACGAACGCCACGGCCCGGCTGGACACCGGGTCAGGTGCGACGCTCGACGCGGCAGGCACCGCGAGGCTCAACCCGGTTGACCGCGACGTCCCGGAGATCGGGGACGAGCTCGCCGCCGCCCGGGCCCTGAGCGCGCTCGCGCACCGGCTGCTGGACGTCGCCGCCGAGGACATCGAAGGCATCACCCACGAGCCTGCTCGGCTCGACAGGTGA